The DNA segment TTCTGAGAATGAATGATATTGAATtgtacctgcaaaagaaaacACAAGATTAGTTAACTAATCAGCCATTGTGTTGCCCTCCCTTAAGACATGCTAAAACAGCACACTGAACTTCTCTTTCATCTCTTTGATCCTCTTAACTTCAACCCCAATACACCATGGAGGATCACATTCTCCTTCAATCATCTTCTTCATTCCCAGTGAGTCTGTCTCCAATATTAAAGGGTGTAGGTCATGGGCTACACAATAAGAAAGTTATTCTTCTATAGCCTTTGCCTTTGCCACAATATTAGTTGTTTCCTCTAGTTGTTGTGCATGTGCATATACAAAATCACCTTTATCATTTCTATTATAAAATCTAAGAGAACTGGGGCCTGGATTGTATCTTAATGCTCCATCAGTATTGTATTTGTACCAGCCAGTATAAGGCAATTGCTATGTCACTCTTTTAGTTACAATCACTGGCCTATACTCCTCAAAAAAAACTTACCATGTCTGACTAAAGATAGGGAATGTGATTAAGCCAATTGTATCTAACCTTTTCCAAGAAGTATAGTGTCTTATTGATCTCATGTATTACCCTATTAACTGAAACTAAGCCTCCATTCGTGTTTATGTTCCTCATCTTACACAACTCTAAAGTTACAATTGTTGGCACTGCCTGGAATAATGGCTTCAGTTTTGGGCAGCATGAAACATTCCATCATGCCCTAATAACCTGATGCACCTGTACCAGCTGAATATTAATCCCTACAACATTCATAAATGTCTTCCAAACCCTAGTAGTTGTAGTGCTTGTCAAGAACAAATGTTCAAAAGACTCATCTTGTGTAGGTTGACAACACCAACACCTAGAAACACATATATATCCTTGTCTTCTCCATAGATCATCAGTAGCTAGTTTACCCATCCATAGCCTCCAAATAAAGAATGAAATCTTGAAAGGCAACCCCTTAATCCACATGTGCTTGTATTCTAAATTAGGATTTGCTCTATGTCTCACTATATGCCAAGCACTACTCACTGCAAATTTACCAGAAGCAGTAGGTTTCCACAAAGGTTTGTCCCAATAGCCAGTACTGCCTTCAAACTACACATTTTGTTTAATATGTTCGGTAATATCTTCAGGAAAAGTTTGATCAATCAGCACCTCATTCCAGCTAGCTTCTTGCCTCAATTCTGCCACTTCCTGCAAGTCTTCATTGGTGTGAAACTCAGGTGGCACTAAGTGATATAATGCCCCTAAGCCTGTCCAGTTTTCATGCCATACATTTATTGTCCCACTCTTCATCTCCCACAGTATCTTGTGCTCTACATCCTCCCTTGCATTCAACATCTTCCTCCACATATGAGATCCGGCCCTAAACTATACTATTGTAGGAATCTCTTTCTTGCAGTACTTGTTCCACATGAAGTTAGACCATATGGATTTGGTTGTTCTGAATCTCCACTAAAGCTTAGCAAACAAAGCTCGAGAGACATCATGAAGAGATCTGAACCCTAATCCACCCTCTTCCTTAGGCAGATATAACTTTTGCCAAGAAGCCCAATGCCTACTCCTACCTTCTTCCTTTGTACTCCAAAAGAGTCTTGCAAATATCTTGTGCAAACGTgagttaggcgtcatcacgaccagataatggttttgggtcgtgacacgactGATGTGTTTCCAAACGTGGGCTTGGAACAATAATTCTAAACTACTTCCATAATTGATTCTTATTCACGTTCTCCTATGTAAATAATTATTTATGCAATTTCTTCTTTCAAGTATCCACATTCAGCCAAGTGGCAACCTAATAATAAGTCACTTGGCATTGCTCAAGATAATGACAATATTAGGataagataaataaataatataataaaattagaTAGTTTAAAATTAGTGTGGTTAATTTTGCTAATATGGTTGGGAAATGCGGCATTTCTAATTACATTAGACGTGGTTGCTAATATGGTTGGatgattttttaaattttttttttttgctaagcTATGTGGAAGTTAGATGTAATTTTGTTCTATCAACATGAAAATCTACAAAATTATCCAAGCGGCAAAATGCCTAAAAATAtgatttaataataaaatttcaaaagatAAGTAATTAACGATATCCCTAGAAAATACCTTACCCCAAAACCCacgtctttaaaaaaaaaaaaactagtgcTCTTAACTCCATCACCAACATCTTCTAAATTAAAAACCTATTATTCTGAGAATTTCTATCCAAACTATGCTAGCAGATTTTAGCATTCTCTCAAACGGTGACAATCGGTACGAACAATATATAAATGGAATTATGCACCATAGCAAGATTTTTTGGTCGTCCAAATgtttatgtatgtatgtatgtatgtatatatatatatatatatatatatatatatatatatatatatataaaagatggACAATTTATACTCAAACACGGGCCCAACACTAAGATGATTAAATTTTTAGTTGGCTATTACACTACCACTATTCATCAGTGACATCAAATTGAATTCATATCAAAATGCTTGAAACAAAAAAGATTTGGACAGCAAATGCCATTCTGCAAATGAAATCTGGTACTCCCAACAATTCATATAAACTTAATATGATACTTTTTCTACAATGTGTAAACGATATAAATACATTATTTAGTAGAATCcttttcaaagtatataaaaTGTTTGTGTCTTCGAACACATCTTGATTCATCATTTCACATGAGTTGGAGCAATAGTCTCCAGCTTAGTAGCCAACCTCGACTATTCCAAAAATCACACCACAGAAAGGCGTTTTAAAGTACCTTCAAAACTAAGTTAAACACCAATCAACTGAAAAGTTCAAAGTGAAAAGAGTACATAGAAATTGGAGAACTACAAAATAAATGCAACAGGTAGAGCCTCATATATTTAACACGTCTATGCATTATGCAAGCCAATAATCAAGTCTAATGAAAAAGATCAATAGCTTAGAGAAGGATTGAAATCAGATTATTAGCTTTTCTATCAAATAGAAGTCGTCTGGGATTGATCAATTTACATCCATACTCTCAATTAAGACACTCTAATTGACCAACTCGTATATGACAGTTAATCGcccaaaaagagaagaaagaaaactcGCTTTacaatttcttttctttatggTCACACAAATTAGCCAAAGCAGGCAGTTGCATCTTTAATCTgcgataaaaaaaataaaagcaaggaGTTTAAGAGAGGAAGCTAACTCAACTGACCATCATTCTTTATGAGCGTGTATATTTAGCTCTAGGAAAATCAAGTAGAAGAAGAGATATGCATTTCAAGTGAGAGAGAATAGATAATTGGAAAGTCACAATTAAATCATTATAATTCCAGTTTTTGCACCCAAAAGAACTAAGaacaaaagaaatataaaactatAATCAGAATTGGGtaaaaggagagagagagagagagagagagagagagagagagagagagagagagagagagagagagagagagagagagagagagagagagagagagagagagagagagagagagggagagggagaggagAGAGACACTTATTACATCAGATTTCTGGTGGCTTCAAGAAAAGTTTTTTCTGGAAAGTTAGTGTCGACAATTTTTAGCAACTTTGGTTAGTTTATGTAGTTGGATGCTACATTTAGAAGCTGCAATCTCAGTTTTTTCCAATAAAATGCAAGTCATATGCAAGCATTATGCATAAGTAAACATTTTATCTAATAGAAGAAGAATCAGTAAGCTAAGATATTTCAAGCACAATAAATAAATTATAGATATTTCATCCTTAAAACAATCCAGATAGCAGTTCCTAATCATCTTTACATTTCTTCCATCAACTCATACTCTGCATCTCTATAGGGTTAGAAACcaccaaataaataaagtacCCAGTACCCtatattttaacaaaatacaaACCCCTTGTTTAAACTTTTTCTGCTATGTTCTTTTAGAGGTCAGGCAAATAAACTTGGGGGATAACCTGTCATAAAGAAAGAAACTATCGTAACCAAAattattcataatttttaaaaataaaccaCAAATTTCATGTAATAAACATTAAAGTGAGCAAAAGATGCTTAAAGCCTCTAAACCCACGTGCTTAAATTGTTGTTCCTTAGTCTGTCGAAGTCGTTATAATAAAATCTGTAGTATCTTTGTTTGCAGATATTCTTTTCAAAATAGTGGTAACTTTATTAGAGTAGTATTTACAATTTAGTAGTAGTTATATCTCAATAATTGTGTCATCTAATTTTTCACTTTTAACACAATAGATAAACAGTAGCAACACTGCAATAGACATATACATGGAAGAAGTGAGTTAGGTCCGAAAATTCTGAGCTTTGGCATCTAAGTGCAAAGCCTCAACCTGCTAAAAGTATCTACAGTTAGTTCAtctaattaaaaatttaaaataaagcaTGTGTCCAGAAATACTTGCATTACATGCAACCATACAATATGCCAACCATAGGCTCCATTTGCGTGCATATACATCCAGCTAATCAGAACATCAAAGGAATATTCA comes from the Nicotiana tabacum cultivar K326 chromosome 14, ASM71507v2, whole genome shotgun sequence genome and includes:
- the LOC142168961 gene encoding uncharacterized protein LOC142168961, with the translated sequence MWRKMLNAREDVEHKILWEMKSGTINVWHENWTGLGALYHLVPPEFHTNEDLQEVAELRQEASWNEFEGSTGYWDKPLWKPTASGKFAVSSAWHIVRHRANPNLEYKHMWIKGLPFKISFFIWRLWMGKLATDDLWRRQGYICVSRCWCCQPTQDESFEHLFLTSTTTTRVWKTFMNVVGINIQLVQVHQVIRA